A part of Arachis hypogaea cultivar Tifrunner chromosome 12, arahy.Tifrunner.gnm2.J5K5, whole genome shotgun sequence genomic DNA contains:
- the LOC112730222 gene encoding uncharacterized protein: MWDIMLFRMNNCYKGEIWLCVEGVLLKNDYRCAFCLVYGAHTRAGKLAVWEELSFIAGLCQVSICYMGDFNEVTQVEERKDQDRLTASAEDFKSWVQDMQLVDLPLNDRNYTWFRGSSCSRIDRVLVSLEWTEEFPEIRLKGGPRGLSDHCPIIVQNTICRDGLRPFRSLDSCFTHEGFLRMVREEWRNLGEVQFTDKLKALTMPLRRWHKDKFGDMDKKIQHFEEEIKKVDELARNGVYDGTSEARRKALVSCCKQWYVRKKIHWKQMSRSKHAKDMDKNTRYFHNLASARRRNNRIDGLIINGRLVRNQSRIKIAIRDFYKYLYHQERSPVVGFRDGLVNRIDEEESIALERLLTSEEIREAVWDCESSKAPRSDGYNMNFIKKCWDEIGAEFTKAVMDFF, translated from the coding sequence ATGTGGGATATCATGCTGTTTAGAATGAATAACTGTTACAAAGGGGAGATATGGTTATGTGTGGAAGGAGTCCTTTTGAAAAATGATTATCGTTGTGCTTTTTGTTTGGTATATGGTGCTCATACTAGAGCAGGAAAACTTGCTGTGTGGGAGGAACTGAGCTTTATAGCTGGCTTATGTCAAGTTTCGATATGTTACATGGGTGACTTTAACGAGGTTACACAGGTTGAAGAGAGGAAAGATCAGGACCGATTAACAGCATCAGCAGAAGATTTTAAGAGTTGGGTTCAGGATATGCAGTTAGTGGATTTACCTTTGAATGATCGCAACTATACATGGTTTAGAGGCAGCTCTTGCAGTCGTATTGATAGGGTACTTGTGAGCTTAGAATGGACGGAGGAATTTCCAGAGATTCGGTTAAAAGGGGGACCGAGAGGCCTGTCAGATCATTGTCCAATTATAGTTCAGAATACCATATGCAGAGATGGTCTGCGTCCATTTCGAAGTTTAGATTCCTGTTTTACCCATGAAGGTTTCTTAAGAATGGTCAGAGAGGAATGGAGGAACCTTGGTGAGGTGCAATTCACAGATAAGCTGAAAGCTCTTACGATGCCTTTGAGAAGATGGCATAAGGATAAATTCGGTGACATGGATAAGAAAATTCAGCACTTTGAGGAGGAGATCAAGAAGGTAGATGAGCTGGCAAGAAATGGAGTATATGATGGTACATCGGAGGCTAGAAGGAAGGCTCTAGTAAGCTGTTGCAAGCAGTGGTATGTGAGAAAAAAAATACACTGGAAGCAGATGTCACGCTCCAAGCATGCGAAGGATATGGATAAAAACACTAGATACTTCCATAACTTGGCGTCGGCAAGAAGGAGGAACAATAGAATTGATGGCCTGATAATTAACGGTAGGTTGGTGAGGAATCAATCTCGGATCAAGATTGCTATCCGAGACTTCTATAAATATTTGTATCACCAGGAGAGATCACCGGTGGTGGGATTTAGGGATGGACTGGTAAATCGGATCGATGAAGAGGAGTCCATAGCTTTGGAGAGATTACTGACATCAGAGGAGATTAGAGAGGCAGTTTGGGATTGCGAATCTTCTAAGGCTCCAAGAAGTGATGGGTATAACATGAATTTCATCAAGAAGTGCTGGGATGAGATTGGTGCTGAGTTCACCAAAGCTGTTATGGATTTTTTCTGA